One genomic region from Cucumis melo cultivar AY chromosome 9, USDA_Cmelo_AY_1.0, whole genome shotgun sequence encodes:
- the LOC103498026 gene encoding UDP-glycosyltransferase 90A1-like: MDSVSQSSHHHIVVFPFMAKGHTIPLLHLISLLRRRFPHLSLTIFTTPANRPFISRFLSVSGTGTDTDSISLVDLCFPQNVPGLPTGVESTDALPSISLHPLFCRATELMQPEFEKRLQSLPVPVTFLISDMFFWWTLESASKFGIPRIIFSGMSNYSCAVVSAVMKNRELDRVVCVEEMVTVSDFPWVKICKGDFDTVFWSKAEEEPTNLHLELVRKSIHASMKSYGVIVNSFYELEPLFSDYVRNSERSWNIGPLCLYQCSFEATRNDRTQQPTKHAMRPKWLEWLEGKLRQGEKVLYVAFGTQSQISSEQMKEIEIGLEESGVRFLWARRKVEEEKEVFEDHEGFEERTKERGIVVREWVNQWEVLKHEAVEGFLSHCGWNSVIESLSCGVPILTYPLMADQSLNARMVVEELRAGMKAVEGTSPAMMKGFVKGKDLKRRVKELMEGEKGREVRKKAMEISEMAKKSMAENGSSWRDLELLIQEMCNKSS; this comes from the exons aTGGATTCAGTTTCCCAATCTTCGCATCATCATATTGTTGTCTTCCCCTTCATGGCAAAAGGCCACACCATTCCTCTTCTTCACCTCATCTCCCTCCTCCGCCGCCGTTTCCCTCACCTCTCTCTCACCATTTTCACCACCCCCGCTAACCGTCCCTTCATTTCCCGATTCCTCTCCGTCTCCGGCACCGGCACCGACACCGATTCCATATCCCTCGTCGACCTCTGTTTTCCCCAAAATGTTCCCGGCCTCCCAACCGGCGTCGAATCCACCGATGCTCTCCCTTCAATCTCCCTCCACCCTCTATTCTGCCGCGCCACAGAGCTTATGCAACCGGAATTTGAAAAACGCCTCCAATCCCTCCCTGTTCCCGTCACCTTCTTAATCTCCGATATGTTTTTCTGGTGGACCCTCGAGTCGGCTTCAAAATTCGGAATCCCCAGAATTATATTCAGTGGTATGTCAAATTATTCCTGTGCCGTCGTTTCCGCCGTTATGAAAAACAGAGAACTTGACAGAGTTGTGTGTGTGGAAGAGATGGTGACTGTGAGTGATTTTCCTTGGGTGAAAATCTGCAAGGGGGATTTTGATACAGTTTTTTGGTCGAAAGCGGAAGAGGAGCCGACGAACCTCCACTTGGAACTTGTAAGGAAGTCAATTCATGCTTCAATGAAGAGCTACGGAGTAATAGTTAATAGCTTTTACGAGCTGGAGCCATTGTTCTCCGATTACGTAAGAAACAG TGAAAGGAGTTGGAATATTGGACCACTTTGTCTGTACCAATGTAGCTTTGAGGCCACAAGAAACGACCGAACGCAGCAGCCAACCAAACACGCTATGAGGCCAAAGTGGTTAGAATGGTTGGAGGGAAAACTCAGGCAAGGAGAAAAGGTATTATACGTGGCGTTCGGAACGCAGTCGCAGATTTCGAGTGAACAAATGAAAGAGATAGAGATTGGATTAGAGGAATCTGGAGTAAGGTTTCTATGGGCAAGAAGAAAAgtagaggaagaaaaagaagtattCGAAGATCATGAAGGGTTTGAAGAGAGAACAAAAGAGAGAGGGATTGTAGTAAGGGAATGGGTGAATCAATGGGAAGTGTTAAAACATGAAGCTGTTGAAGGGTTTTTGAGTCATTGTGGTTGGAACTCAGTGATTGAGAGTTTGAGCTGTGGAGTCCCAATTCTTACTTACCCGTTAATGGCGGATCAAAGTTTGAATGCGAGAATGGTAGTGGAGGAGTTGAGGGCGGGGATGAAGGCGGTCGAGGGGACGTCACCGGCGATGATGAAAGGGTTTGTAAAAGGGAAGGATTTGAAGAGACGTGTGAAAGAGTTGATGGAAGGAGAGAAAGGGAGAGAAGTGAGGAAGAAGGCGATGGAGATTTCAGAGATGGCGAAGAAATCTATGGCGGAAAATGGGTCGTCGTGGAGGGATTTGGAACTATTGATTCAAGAAATGTGCAACAAATCATCGTGA
- the LOC103498027 gene encoding AAA-ATPase ASD, mitochondrial-like, with translation MAFAELFTSVGSIIGSLVFIWAIFQQYFPFELRACFEKYSHRFVSFFYPYVQITFNEFTGEGFTRSEAYIAIQNYLTRNSSSQAKRLKADSIQNNQSLVLTMDDHEEIAEQYEGIKLWWSSGRIINKSQTISFHPATEEKKFFMLTFHRRYRDLIIAQYLNHVLKEGKAIKVKNRQRKLFTNQDAQWSHVVFEHPATFKTLAMKPERKKEIMDDLIAFSQAEEFYKEIGRAWKRGYLLYGPPGTGKSTMIAAMANLLGYDIYDLELTSVKNNIELRRLLTEISSKAVVVIEDIDCSLDLTGQRTNKNDKGKTDVDKDPIKRMMMREISDTNPSEVTLSGLLNFIDGLWSACGGERLIVFTTNYVEKLDPALIRKGRMDKHIEMSFCGFEAFKVLAKNYLKIESHPLFSKIEKLIGETVITPADVAEHLMPKAVSGDPRDSLESLIEALEKLKEEEEEERVKAEQKKQKEEKC, from the coding sequence ATGGCATTTGCGGAATTATTTACCAGTGTTGGATCGATAATTGGGAGTTTGGTGTTCATCTGGGCAATTTTTCAGCAGTATTTTCCATTTGAGCTTCGTGCTTGTTTCGAGAAATACTCTCATAGATTTGTGAGTTTCTTTTATCCTTATGTTCAAATCACTTTCAATGAGTTCACCGGAGAAGGTTTCACTCGCAGTGAAGCTTATATTGCTATTCAGAATTACCTCACCAGAAACTCCTCATCACAAGCCAAACGCCTGAAGGCAGATTCGATTCAGAACAATCAATCTTTGGTACTCACCATGGATGATCACGAAGAAATTGCAGAACAATACGAGGGGATAAAGCTATGGTGGTCATCGGGAAGAATAATTAACAAATCTCAGACGATTTCATTCCACCCAGCAACAGAGGAGAAAAAGTTTTTTATGCTTACTTTTCATAGAAGGTACAGAGATCTCATAATCGCCCAGTATTTGAACCATGTACTCAAAGAGGGTAAAGCGATTAAGGTGAAGAACAGGCAACGGAAGCTTTTCACTAACCAAGACGCTCAATGGAGCCACGTTGTGTTCGAACATCCAGCGACCTTTAAGACATTGGCCATGAAGCCGGAGAGGAAGAAAGAGATAATGGATGACCTTATTGCGTTCAGTCAGGCGGAGGAATTTTACAAAGAAATCGGTAGGGCTTGGAAAAGAGGATATCTCCTGTACGGTCCACCAGGAACTGGAAAATCAACGATGATAGCGGCGATGGCGAATCTTTTAGGGTACGACATTTACGATCTCGAATTAACTTCCGTAAAAAACAACATCGAATTGAGGAGATTACTTACGGAAATTTCAAGCAAAGCCGTCGTCGTGATCGAGGACATTGATTGTTCCCTCGATCTTACAGGGCAACGGACAAACAAAAACGACAAAGGAAAAACAGATGTAGACAAGGATCCAATCAAAAGAATGATGATGAGAGAAATTAGTGATACAAACCCCAGCGAAGTGACGCTTTCAGGGCTTCTGAACTTCATAGACGGACTCTGGTCGGCTTGTGGAGGAGAAAGACTGATAGTCTTCACGACGAACTACGTTGAGAAACTTGATCCGGCGCTGATCAGGAAAGGAAGAATGGATAAGCATATAGAAATGTCGTTCTGTGGATTTGAAGCGTTCAAAGTTCTGGCGAAGAATTACCTGAAGATTGAATCGCATCCTCTGTTTTCGAAGATTGAGAAGCTCATCGGTGAAACGGTGATCACTCCGGCGGATGTGGCGGAGCATTTGATGCCGAAGGCAGTTTCGGGTGACCCTAGAGATAGCTTGGAGAGTCTAATTGAAGCTCTGGAAAagctaaaagaagaagaagaagaagagagggtGAAGGCAGAGCAAAAGAAGCAAAAGGAGGAAAAATGCTAA
- the LOC103498028 gene encoding probable prolyl 4-hydroxylase 7 — MDSRPFLAFSLCFLSVFTAFARLPETRMLKHSYKQSTGSVLRLKTDSSPLIFDPTRVTQLSWQPRAFLYKGFLSDEECDHLIDLAKDKLEKSMVADNESGKSVSSEVRTSSGMFLRKAQDKIVAGVEARIAAWTLLPAENGESIQILHYENGQKYEPHFDFFHDKVNQELGGHRIATVLMYLSNVEKGGETIFPNSEFKESQEKDDSWSDCSRKGYAVKAQKGDALLFFSLHLDATTDERSLHGSCPVIEGEKWSATKWIHVRSFEKLPRVSRQDCVDENENCPAWAKRGECKKNPTYMVGSEGALGYCRKSCKAC; from the exons ATGGATTCTCGACCATTCCTCGCATTTTCTCTCTGCTTTCTCTCCGTCTTCACCGCCTTCGCTCGCTTGCCGGAAACGCGTATGCTCAAGCACTCCTACAAGCAATC AACTGGATCTGTGCTTCGATTGAAGACGGATTCATCTCCGCTCATTTTCGATCCAACACGAGTCACTCAGCTCTCTTGGCAACCCAG GGCATTTTTGTATAAGGGATTTTTATCTGATGAGGAATGTGATCACCTAATTGATCTG GCTAAGGATAAATTAGAGAAGTCAATGGTAGCAGATAATGAGTCTGGTAAAAGTGTAAGTAGTGAAGTCCGAACGAGTTCTGGCATGTTCCTTCGGAAGGCCCAG GATAAAATTGTTGCTGGCGTTGAAGCTAGGATAGCTGCATGGACACTTCTTCCAGCAG AAAATGGAGAATCCATTCAAATTCTTCACTATGAGAATGGTCAAAAGTATGAAccacattttgatttttttcacGACAAGGTGAATCAGGAGTTAGGTGGCCACCGCATAGCCACAGTCTTGATGTATTTATCCAATGTTGAAAAGGGTGGAGAAACCATCTTTCCTAATTCAGAG TTTAAAGAATCTCAAGAAAAAGATGACAGCTGGTCTGATTGTTCTCGAAAGGGTTATGCAG TTAAAGCGCAGAAGGGCGATGCGTTGTTGTTCTTCAGCCTACATCTCGACGCAACGACAGATGAAAGAAGTTTGCATGGTAGTTGCCCCGTAATTGAAGGCGAGAAATGGTCTGCAACCAAATGGATTCATGTGAGATCCTTTGAGAAGCTACCTCGTGTAAGTAGGCAGGATTGCGTGGACGAGAACGAAAATTGCCCGGCATGGGCAAAAAGGGGAGAGTGCAAAAAGAACCCTACTTACATGGTGGGTTCTGAAGGTGCTTTAGGATACTGTAGGAAGAGTTGCAAAGCATGCTAA
- the LOC103498029 gene encoding UDP-glycosyltransferase 90A1-like, with protein sequence MNFHYIPRNPKNLVMDSHSQSPHHIVIFPFMAKGHTIPLLHLLSHLRRRFPLVSLTLFTTAACRPFISQFLSDSATDSVSIIDLYFPQNALDGLPTCVDRPDTLPTELWAATELMQPEFEKRLQSLPVPVTFLISDMFFWWTIESASKFGIPRIIFNGMSNYTCTITPAVVKSRVFAGVQSEDELVTVPDFPWVKITRRELNPVFWPEADPSSHQFQFIMKLLIPPIKSYGLIVNSFDELEPMFSGYMRNSERIWNIGPLCLHKYSFDPTTQKLQMQQSTDRPKWFEWLEEKHKQGEGVLYIAFGSMGEISSEQMKEIEIGLEESGVNFLWAKREEIKEMEDKGFEERVKDRGIIVREWVNQWEILKHGAVKGFFSHCGWNSVMESLSCGVPMLTYPLMAEQGLNARMVVDELRAGMSTVEETTSSMKGLVKGKDLKRCVRELMEGEKGKEVREKAMEISEMAKKAMTENGSSWRNLELLMQEMCNNKSSLLMHTELLPLNGRGVNYA encoded by the exons ATGAATTTCCATTACATCCCAAGAAACCCAAAAAATTTAGTTATGGATTCACATTCCCAATCTCCCCATCACATTGTCATCTTCCCATTCATGGCAAAAGGCCACACCATTCCTCTTCTTCACCTCCTCTCCCATCTCCGCCGCCGTTTCCCCCTCGTCTCCCTCACTCTCTTCACCACCGCCGCCTGCCGTCCCTTCATTTCCCAATTCCTCTCCGACTCCGCCACCGATTCCGTCTCCATCATCGACCTCTATTTTCCCCAAAATGCCCTTGACGGCCTCCCCACCTGCGTCGACCGCCCCGATACCCTCCCCACTGAACTTTGGGCCGCCACTGAGCTTATGCAGCCGGAATTCGAAAAACGCCTCCAATCCCTCCCCGTTCCAGTGACCTTCTTAATCTCCGACATGTTCTTCTGGTGGACCATCGAATCCGCTTCAAAGTTTGGGATCCCTCGAATCATTTTCAATGGCATGTCTAATTACACATGTACCATCACACCCGCCGTCGTGAAAAGCAGAGTGTTCGCCGGAGTTCAGTCGGAGGATGAGCTGGTCACCGTCCCTGATTTCCCTTGGGTGAAAATCACCCGCCGCGAATTGAATCCGGTTTTTTGGCCGGAAGCCGACCCGTCGAGCCACCAATTTCAATTCATTATGAAGTTATTAATACCACCAATCAAAAGCTATGGATTGATCGTGAATAGCTTTGACGAGCTGGAGCCCATGTTCTCCGGTTACATGAGAAACAG TGAAAGGATTTGGAACATTGGACCACTTTGTCTTCACAAGTATAGCTTTGATCCTACGACTCAAAAGCTTCAAATGCAACAGTCAACTGACAGGCCAAAATGGTTCGAATGGTTAGAGGAAAAACACAAGCAAGGGGAAGGAGTATTATACATTGCATTCGGGTCAATGGGGGAGATTTCAAGTGAACAAATGAAGGAGATAGAGATTGGGTTGGAGGAGTCGGGAGTAAATTTTCTCTGggcaaaaagagaagaaatcaaGGAAATGGAAGATAAAGGGTTTGAAGAGAGAGTAAAAGATAGAGGGATTATAGTAAGGGAATGGGTGAATCAATGGGAAATATTAAAACATGGAGCTGTTAAAGGGTTTTTTAGTCACTGTGGTTGGAACTCAGTGATGGAGAGTTTGAGCTGTGGAGTGCCAATGCTTACTTATCCATTAATGGCAGAGCAGGGTTTAAATGCAAGGATGGTGGTGGACGAGTTGAGGGCGGGGATGAGCACAGTGGAGGAGACGACGTCGTCGATGAAGGGGTTAGTGAAAGGGAAGGATTTGAAGAGATGTGTAAGAGAGTTGATGGAAGGAGAAAAAGGGAAAGAGGTGAGGGAGAAGGCAATGGAGATTTCAGAAATGGCAAAGAAAGCAATGACAGAGAATGGATCATCATGGAGGAATTTGGAGCTGTTGATGCAGGAAATGTGCAACAACAAATCGTCGTTATTAATGCATACGGAATTGCTACCATTGAATGGACGTGGAGTAAATTATGCATAG